TTCGGCCACGGTCTTGTTCTTGAGCTGTGGAATCGTTCCGGGGGAGCCCGGGCCCATGCCAAAGAACCAGCCTGCCCCGCCCGCCAGCAGCGCAGCGAGAACCAGCAGCACGATCCACAACAGGCCGCGGCGGCTGGCGTTGCCGGCTCGCAGGCTCCGGACCGGCGTTGCCGCGGCTCGCTGGCGTGACCGATCGTCGACGCGGTCCTGCTTGCGCTGTGCCCGTTTGCTGCCCGGAACCGGTGGCTCCGGTTCGGGATTGTTATCCTCCGGGTAAGTAGCTTCCTCCGGGGCGGAGAGCGGACCGTAGCCGGGGTGCCGCGGAGAGGCGGACATTACAGCGGTGGGGTGGTTGCCGCCGGCGATGAATTCCGTGGCGTGCTGGCCGGCCCCGATGACTTCGGTGGCGCCGTTGCCGGGTATATGGTGCTGATCGCCGCCGGGTCCCGATGTGGCAGGGCCTGCTATCAGGGGGATCGCAGGGCGTGCCGCAGGGGGTTGCAGGTCGAGTTCGGCGTCGCTGAGGTTCCGCCGGATGTGGCGTAGCTCGGAGAGCAGGGCGGTTCCATCGACGGGCCGTTTGTCGGGGTCGTTGGCGGTGCACCACTGCACCAGTTCGTCGATTTCGGCAGCGAGTCCCGGCACCAGTTCGGAAGGGGCGCCAACTGCGGAGTTCACGTGCTGGTAGGCAACCTGGATCGGCACCTCGCCGTCGAATGGTTGTTGGCCGGTGATCATCTCGTAGAGCATGATGCCGACCGAGTAGATGTCACTGCGTGCATCGGACGGACGGCCGAGGACAAGTTCCGGGGACAGATACGCCACGGTTCCAATCAGCGCACCGGTGCTTGTCGACGTCGAAATAGCGCGGGCCAGTCCGAAGTCGCCGAGTTTGATTCGGCCATCGTCTGCGATCAACACATTCTCGGGTTTGATATCCCGGTGCAGAAGCCCCGCGTTGTGGGCTGCCCCGAGGCCCTCGACGACCGGGTCGATCAGCGCGAGGGCGAGGCGCGGTGGCAAGGCGCCCTTGGTTTTGAGGACGTCGCGCAGGGTGTGGCCTTTGATGTACTCCATCACCAGGTAGGCCGCCCGGTCATCCTCGCCCTGGTCCAGGACGCCCACAACGTGCGGGTGCGAAAGCCGGGCGGCTGCCTTGGCCTCGCGGCCCAACCGGTCGAGGAATTGCGGGTCGCCGGCGAGGTGGGGGTGCAGCACCTTCAGGGCCACATCCCGCTCAAGCCGCTGGTCGGTGGCCACGTACACGGTGGACATGCCACCGCCGGCGAGCCTGGATTGAATCAGGTACCGGCCATCCACGAGGGTGCCAACTAGCGGGTCCGACGAGTATTCCTGCACCATACGATCCTAATCGCTGCACGGAAACGGGCCCGGATCAACATGCGATCCGGACCCGTATCGTTATCCGCCCGAGGCCGGGCCAAGCGGCTGAATGCCGCGGCCCCGCCATGCCCGGGCTCCTAGCCGAAGGTTTTCTGCAGCGACTTGATGGATGCCACGTAGCGCTTGGTGTCGTCGTACATGCCGTACTTGCTGACAGAGTACTGGCCCTGGTAATACCCGGCGATGGCCGTGTCCAGGTCCGGGCTCGAACGGATCAGCTGGCGGATGATGGCGACGCCGGCCGTCGCGTTGTCGTAAGGGTCCAACAGGTTGAGCCGGCGTCCCACCAGGTCCGAAGCCCACTCGCCAGACGACGGAATGACCTGCATGGTGCCTATGGCATTGGCGGGGGAGACCGAGCGGTGGTCGAAGCTGGATTCCTGGAAGGCGAAGGCCATCGCCAGCGAGGGATCGACGCCCATCCGCCGCGCTGTGTCGGCCACGATGGATTTCATCTGTTCGCGGCTGGGGACGGGCGAGGCGTTGAGCAGGGCCTTGTTCGCGTTGGCGGAGCTCACGACGGCGGCCGGGTAAGTGAAGCCGAGAAAGCTGCCCGGGACGAGGGGCGTAACGGTGGCGGCCGGCGGGGTGGCAGCCGGGGCGACGGAGGACGGCGTGCTCGGCGAGCCCGTGAGGGCGAGCTTCTGGCCAGGGTAGATGATGCTGCTCATCGTCAGGCGGTTGGCGGAAAGGATATCGGCGAGCTTGACGCCGTTCCTGGCCGCGATGGCGGAGAGCGTGTCGCCGGATTTGATGGTGTATGAAGCCGAGGCGGGCGCAGCCGGCGCCGGAGCAGGGGCCGCCGGGGCGGGGGCGGGGGCTGAGGGGGCCGGTGCCGCAGCGCCGCCGCCGATCTTGATCTGCTGGCCCGGGTAGATAATTGAGCCCATGTTCAGTCCGTTCCAGCCCAGGACCTCGGAGAGCTTGACGCCGTGGCGGGCTGCAATGGCGCTGAGGGTGTCGCCGGACTTCACCGTGTAGGCGCTGCCGGCGGCGGCCGAGGGCGCCGGCGCAGCTGGTGCTGCGGGGGCGGGAGCCTCGCCCGAGCCGCCGAGCTTGATCTTCTGGCCGGGGTAGATGATGGTGTTCGACTGCAGCCCGTTCAGCTTCAGAATGGCGTAGGTATCCAGGCCGAACTTGCCGGCGATTCCGCTGATCGTGTCACCGCGGGCAATTGTGTACTCCGCCGGGGCGGAAACCTGGGCCGGCCGGAACGCTGCGGGCACGGCCGCCGGCACAAAACCGGCAGGGATCAACGCGGAACTCAGCGACCGGACGGTCTGTCCCTGGGCCTGGGCTTGAATGGCCGCAGCAAGTGTGGCCGGGATGACACGGGGACGCGACTCCGCTGCGGCCGGCTGGGCGATGGCCAGGGAAGACAGCACGACGGCGGGAAGGGCAGCCGTCGTGGCGGCAATCATCGGCAGGCGGGGCCTCGCGTTTGTTTTCGGCGAACGTGACGTCGTCATAGGAAAGGTCCTCTTCTTAGCGGCGACCGCTGCGGTCTACCCGGCGTTACTGGTGTTACCAGTGTGACTCATGTTAATACTGTTACAAATGTGATCTATGTGAATATCTCACGACTTGCGATTTAGTACAAGAACAGTTTGATATTCCGCAAACAAGTCATTCTGGAGTGTCGGCGAGGGCTCCCGCGGCTCCAGCGGATATGTTGAACGGTGCCGCGGGGGATCGTCCGGCGGGCGCCGACTAGGCGCAGAGGCCGCCGGCATGGCAATCTTGATCCGTGAGCAATGTAGAAAGCCTTGTGGGCGAATGGCTGCCCCTGCCCGATGTCGCACAGCTTCTGAATATGTCAATTACCAAGGTGCATGCGCTCCTTGACGAACGTGCAGTGGCGG
This genomic window from Arthrobacter sp. EM1 contains:
- a CDS encoding PASTA domain-containing protein, translated to MVQEYSSDPLVGTLVDGRYLIQSRLAGGGMSTVYVATDQRLERDVALKVLHPHLAGDPQFLDRLGREAKAAARLSHPHVVGVLDQGEDDRAAYLVMEYIKGHTLRDVLKTKGALPPRLALALIDPVVEGLGAAHNAGLLHRDIKPENVLIADDGRIKLGDFGLARAISTSTSTGALIGTVAYLSPELVLGRPSDARSDIYSVGIMLYEMITGQQPFDGEVPIQVAYQHVNSAVGAPSELVPGLAAEIDELVQWCTANDPDKRPVDGTALLSELRHIRRNLSDAELDLQPPAARPAIPLIAGPATSGPGGDQHHIPGNGATEVIGAGQHATEFIAGGNHPTAVMSASPRHPGYGPLSAPEEATYPEDNNPEPEPPVPGSKRAQRKQDRVDDRSRQRAAATPVRSLRAGNASRRGLLWIVLLVLAALLAGGAGWFFGMGPGSPGTIPQLKNKTVAEAQQLLRTAGFQSSTRDVFDDDVAPGLVVESAPTAGEVIRKFQPVSLAVSKGAELFALPQLTGKSLEEAKTSLNGAGMALGQIGETYDETAPAGTVLAQAPRSGNPVRHGTPVDLTVSKGPQPIPVPDVRGQQQGDAVKAIEAAGLKAAVAPDPVFDRAVPKGAVVSQDPPSGNLTKGGTVTLTVSKGPKLVQVPSFIGKQAAEAQKALEQLGFKVKVDNILGGFFGTVRAQDPVNTGVPEGSTITLTVV
- a CDS encoding lytic transglycosylase domain-containing protein; the encoded protein is MTTSRSPKTNARPRLPMIAATTAALPAVVLSSLAIAQPAAAESRPRVIPATLAAAIQAQAQGQTVRSLSSALIPAGFVPAAVPAAFRPAQVSAPAEYTIARGDTISGIAGKFGLDTYAILKLNGLQSNTIIYPGQKIKLGGSGEAPAPAAPAAPAPSAAAGSAYTVKSGDTLSAIAARHGVKLSEVLGWNGLNMGSIIYPGQQIKIGGGAAAPAPSAPAPAPAAPAPAPAAPASASYTIKSGDTLSAIAARNGVKLADILSANRLTMSSIIYPGQKLALTGSPSTPSSVAPAATPPAATVTPLVPGSFLGFTYPAAVVSSANANKALLNASPVPSREQMKSIVADTARRMGVDPSLAMAFAFQESSFDHRSVSPANAIGTMQVIPSSGEWASDLVGRRLNLLDPYDNATAGVAIIRQLIRSSPDLDTAIAGYYQGQYSVSKYGMYDDTKRYVASIKSLQKTFG